From the genome of Chromatiales bacterium, one region includes:
- a CDS encoding zinc metallopeptidase, producing MPFLLLGLLLLLLVLGPGMWARWVLRRHAAPRADYPGTGGELARHLLDRHGLEAVPVEITESGDHYDPSDKTVRLSADNYHGKSLTAVAVAAHEVGHALQDQAGYRPLRLRTEMARWAHRAQRIGSWLFVAVPLVALLTRMPHTGGLLLLAGLLSFGVAVLIHLVTLPVEFDASFGRALPLLAEGYIEPQDQGRARHVLAACAMTYVAAALADILNLGRWLTLLRR from the coding sequence ATGCCCTTCCTGCTGCTCGGCCTGCTGTTGCTGCTGCTCGTCCTGGGGCCCGGGATGTGGGCGCGCTGGGTGCTGCGCCGCCATGCCGCGCCGCGTGCCGATTACCCGGGCACCGGCGGCGAGCTGGCCCGTCACCTGCTGGACCGCCACGGGCTGGAGGCCGTGCCGGTGGAGATCACCGAGTCGGGTGACCACTACGACCCGTCCGACAAAACGGTGCGGCTCTCGGCAGACAACTATCATGGCAAGTCCCTCACGGCGGTGGCCGTGGCCGCCCACGAGGTGGGTCATGCCCTGCAGGACCAGGCCGGTTACCGGCCGCTGCGGCTGCGCACCGAGATGGCGCGCTGGGCCCACCGTGCGCAGCGCATCGGTTCCTGGCTGTTCGTCGCGGTGCCGCTGGTGGCCCTGCTCACGCGTATGCCGCATACCGGCGGGCTGTTGCTGCTGGCGGGCCTGCTGAGCTTCGGCGTGGCGGTGCTGATCCACCTGGTCACCCTGCCGGTGGAATTCGACGCGAGTTTCGGCCGGGCCCTGCCGCTGCTCGCCGAGGGCTATATCGAGCCGCAGGACCAGGGGCGCGCCCGTCACGTCCTGGCGGCCTGTGCCATGACCTATGTGGCCGCCGCGCTGGCCGACATCCTCAACCTGGGCCGCTGGCTCACCCTGCTGAGGCGCTGA
- a CDS encoding YhdH/YhfP family quinone oxidoreductase → MTQPARFRAFRIHADAEPLQAGIETLGLDDLTPGDVVVRVHYSSVNYKDALAGTGRGRILRRSALNGGIDAAGIVASSECPDFAPGDAVVVTGCGLSETLDGGYAEYLRVPADCLCPLPEGMGLAEAMIIGTAGFTAALAIHRLEENHLVPQAGPVAVTGANGGVGQMAIDLLAARGYTVTAYTSRPEHAETLRALGAAEVRDVAELSAGEGPLGKTEWAAAVDNLGGDALSALVRRTQPFGCVASIGLAASHRLDLTVMPFILRGVSLLGISSANCPCALRRRIWARLGTDLRPRRLDAMHARTVTLEELPAVFDDLLGRRLTGRVLVTIGADGEEGT, encoded by the coding sequence ATGACACAGCCCGCCCGTTTCCGCGCCTTTCGCATCCATGCCGACGCCGAGCCCTTGCAGGCCGGTATCGAGACCCTGGGTCTCGACGACCTCACCCCCGGGGACGTGGTGGTGCGGGTGCATTACTCCAGCGTCAACTACAAGGACGCCCTGGCGGGTACGGGCCGGGGCCGTATCCTGCGCCGCTCGGCGCTCAACGGCGGCATCGATGCGGCCGGCATCGTCGCATCCTCCGAATGCCCGGACTTCGCGCCGGGCGATGCCGTGGTCGTCACCGGCTGTGGCCTGAGCGAGACACTGGATGGCGGCTATGCCGAGTACCTGCGCGTGCCGGCCGATTGCCTCTGCCCCCTGCCCGAGGGGATGGGCCTGGCCGAGGCCATGATCATCGGCACGGCCGGCTTTACCGCCGCACTGGCCATCCACCGCCTGGAGGAGAACCACCTCGTGCCGCAGGCGGGGCCGGTGGCCGTGACGGGGGCGAACGGTGGCGTGGGGCAGATGGCCATCGACCTGCTGGCCGCCCGTGGCTATACGGTCACCGCCTATACCTCGCGGCCCGAGCATGCCGAGACGCTGCGGGCCCTGGGCGCGGCCGAGGTGCGCGACGTGGCCGAGCTGTCGGCCGGGGAGGGGCCGCTGGGGAAGACCGAATGGGCGGCGGCCGTGGACAACCTGGGCGGCGACGCCCTCTCGGCCCTGGTGCGCCGCACGCAACCCTTTGGCTGCGTGGCGAGCATCGGTCTGGCCGCCTCGCATCGACTCGATCTCACCGTCATGCCCTTCATCCTGCGCGGGGTCAGCCTGCTCGGCATCAGCTCCGCGAACTGTCCCTGTGCCCTGCGCCGCCGGATCTGGGCGCGGCTGGGCACCGACCTGCGGCCGCGCCGGCTCGATGCCATGCACGCGCGCACCGTGACACTGGAGGAGCTCCCGGCGGTCTTCGACGACCTGCTGGGCCGGCGCCTCACCGGCCGTGTGCTGGTGACGATAGGCGCAGATGGCGAGGAGGGCACCTGA
- a CDS encoding YdcH family protein, with protein sequence MFAEHHDLLHEFPEHRERIHALKTQDAHFAKLFDEYHALDRELRRVQQEIETPSDEVVEDLKKQRLHLKDQLYARITAA encoded by the coding sequence ATGTTTGCCGAGCACCACGACCTGCTGCACGAATTCCCGGAACACCGTGAGCGCATCCACGCGCTCAAGACCCAGGATGCCCATTTCGCGAAGCTCTTCGACGAATACCACGCGCTCGACCGCGAGCTGCGCCGCGTCCAGCAGGAGATCGAGACCCCCTCCGACGAGGTCGTCGAGGACCTGAAGAAACAGCGCCTGCACCTCAAGGACCAGCTCTACGCCCGGATCACCGCCGCCTGA
- a CDS encoding long-chain fatty acid--CoA ligase yields the protein MSETTGTIAPEEAGSIPGLFRERVARTPDKPAYRDYDIGSQSWVTTTWAQMANEVARWQAALRKENLKPGDRVAVMLRNSREWVVFDQAALGLGLVNVPLYLEDRPDNAAYIINHAEAKLLLVEGRRQWQRLEEVAEDLSGLQRIVSVNTIEEDDQPHDPRLVSLNDWIFGCGGELAVEAIDPDALATIVYTSGTTGRPKGVMLSHRNILFDAHSASTCGQLNGDDVFLSFLPLSHTLERTGGYYLPMLVGAEVAYARSIPQLGEDLVTVKPTVLISVPRIYERVYGKIMDGLKEKSGVARWLFSQAQAVGWRRFEYSQGRAGWSPLLPTWPLFEKLVASKVHEKLGGRLRLAICGGAALSPPVARLFIGLGVTVLQGYGMTESSPVVSVNRPDDNIPESIGTAIPGVEVKIGPNDELLTRSPAVMLGYWKNDEATRETVDDDGWLHTGDKASMDEQGHIFITGRLKEIIVMANGEKVPPADMEMAIAIDGLFEQVMVIGEARPFLTALVVLNAEKWEAYAREDLDVDPHDPAVLQDSFVQKSLINRMAHQLREFPGYAQIRRITPLLEPWTVEDGLITPTMKMKRARIAKQYADAIEAMYAGHSL from the coding sequence ATGAGCGAGACCACAGGCACGATCGCGCCCGAGGAGGCGGGGTCGATCCCGGGGCTGTTCCGCGAGCGCGTCGCGCGCACGCCGGACAAGCCGGCGTACCGCGACTACGACATCGGCAGCCAGTCCTGGGTGACCACCACCTGGGCGCAGATGGCCAACGAGGTGGCGCGCTGGCAGGCCGCCCTGCGCAAGGAAAATCTCAAGCCCGGCGACCGCGTGGCCGTGATGCTGCGCAACAGCCGCGAGTGGGTGGTCTTCGACCAGGCCGCCCTCGGTCTGGGGCTGGTCAACGTGCCGCTCTATCTCGAGGACCGGCCGGACAACGCCGCCTACATCATCAACCACGCCGAGGCGAAGCTCCTGCTGGTGGAGGGGCGTCGCCAGTGGCAGCGCCTGGAAGAGGTGGCCGAGGACCTCTCGGGCCTGCAGCGCATCGTCAGCGTCAACACCATCGAGGAGGACGACCAGCCGCACGACCCGCGCCTGGTCTCGCTCAACGACTGGATCTTCGGCTGCGGCGGGGAACTCGCGGTCGAGGCCATCGACCCCGATGCCCTGGCCACCATCGTCTACACCTCCGGCACCACCGGCCGTCCCAAGGGCGTGATGCTCTCGCATCGCAACATCCTGTTCGACGCGCACAGCGCCAGTACCTGCGGACAGCTCAACGGCGACGATGTGTTCCTCTCCTTCCTGCCGCTCTCGCACACCCTGGAGCGCACCGGCGGCTACTACCTGCCCATGCTGGTCGGCGCCGAGGTGGCCTACGCACGCTCCATCCCGCAGCTCGGCGAGGACCTGGTGACGGTCAAGCCCACCGTGCTCATCTCTGTGCCGCGCATCTACGAGCGCGTGTACGGCAAGATCATGGACGGGCTGAAGGAGAAATCGGGCGTGGCCCGCTGGCTGTTCAGCCAGGCGCAGGCCGTGGGCTGGCGGCGCTTCGAATACAGCCAGGGCCGGGCCGGCTGGTCCCCCCTGCTGCCCACCTGGCCGCTGTTCGAGAAGCTGGTGGCGAGCAAGGTGCACGAAAAGCTCGGCGGCCGACTGCGGCTGGCCATCTGCGGCGGGGCCGCGCTCTCGCCGCCGGTGGCGCGCCTGTTCATCGGCCTGGGCGTCACCGTGCTGCAGGGCTACGGCATGACCGAGTCCTCGCCGGTGGTCAGCGTCAACCGCCCGGACGACAACATCCCCGAGTCCATCGGCACCGCCATCCCCGGGGTGGAGGTGAAGATCGGGCCGAACGACGAGCTGCTCACCCGCAGCCCGGCCGTGATGCTCGGCTACTGGAAGAACGACGAGGCCACGCGCGAGACCGTCGATGACGACGGCTGGCTGCATACCGGTGACAAGGCCAGCATGGACGAGCAGGGCCATATCTTCATCACCGGCCGGCTCAAGGAGATCATCGTCATGGCCAACGGCGAGAAGGTGCCGCCGGCCGACATGGAGATGGCCATCGCCATCGACGGGCTGTTCGAGCAGGTGATGGTGATCGGCGAGGCCAGGCCCTTCCTCACGGCCCTGGTGGTCCTCAACGCGGAGAAGTGGGAGGCGTATGCGCGAGAGGACCTCGACGTCGATCCGCACGATCCCGCGGTGCTGCAGGACAGCTTCGTGCAGAAGAGCCTGATCAACCGTATGGCGCACCAGCTGCGCGAGTTCCCGGGCTATGCCCAGATCCGCCGCATCACGCCGCTGCTCGAGCCCTGGACGGTGGAGGACGGCCTGATCACGCCCACCATGAAGATGAAGCGGGCGCGCATCGCCAAACAGTATGCCGATGCCATCGAGGCCATGTACGCGGGGCACTCGCTGTGA
- a CDS encoding protein disulfide oxidoreductase — protein sequence MRAWLRTRPRTRKALIILVELLLILAVYLGVKAWMQRDMPSGQAPALAGFTPGDELVRLADYRGQPVLLHFWASWCGICRLEQDSIQSIQADWPVLTVAMQSGPGMEVDAHLAAEGLDWTVLVDEHGELSRQFGVKAVPTTFVIDADGMIRFRETGYTTEWGLRTRLWLAR from the coding sequence ATGCGAGCCTGGCTCCGGACCCGTCCCCGTACACGCAAGGCGCTGATCATCCTGGTCGAGCTGCTGCTGATCCTCGCCGTCTACCTGGGCGTGAAGGCCTGGATGCAGCGCGACATGCCCAGCGGCCAGGCACCGGCACTGGCGGGTTTCACGCCCGGGGACGAGCTCGTGCGGCTCGCCGACTACCGGGGGCAGCCCGTGCTGCTGCATTTCTGGGCCAGCTGGTGCGGCATCTGCCGGCTGGAGCAGGACAGCATCCAGTCCATCCAGGCGGACTGGCCGGTGCTCACCGTGGCGATGCAGTCCGGGCCCGGCATGGAGGTGGACGCCCACCTCGCGGCCGAGGGACTGGACTGGACGGTGCTGGTGGACGAGCACGGTGAGCTGTCGCGCCAGTTCGGCGTGAAGGCCGTGCCCACCACCTTCGTCATCGACGCCGACGGCATGATCCGCTTTCGCGAGACCGGTTATACCACCGAATGGGGACTGCGCACCCGCCTCTGGCTCGCGCGCTGA
- a CDS encoding MBL fold metallo-hydrolase: MARRAPEMKLTVYGAAGEVTGSAHLIEVGGHRVLFDCGLVQGSPRDEARNAEPFPFNPQALDAVVLSHAHIDHSGRLPLLVKNGFRGKIYTQRASRDLCKIMLKDAAFLNERDVEWENRKRERKGLPLLEPLYSVDDATATMRQFRAIDYDEEVDIVRGLRIRLRDAGHILGSAIVEIWLSEDGVEKKLVFSGDLGQKNMPILRDPRVVKEADLVLLESTYGDREHRSDVDTLEEIRLAIQAAAEAGGNLLIPSFAVGRAQDILYLFGKHYDDWELDHWQIFLDSPMAIEATRVYMQHDDLYDAEARELWKQHKAESLLPNFHWSHTAKQSMQLNNVRSGMIVIAGSGMCTGGRIRHHLKHNLWRKNTHIIFPGFQAKGTPGRAIVDGAEFVQLWGEQVRVAATVHTINGLSAHADRHGLTEWYSHFEGRPPVLLVHGEAEAQAAFAEHLRQTLQAPARIAQRGEAIDLAAPLHW; the protein is encoded by the coding sequence ATGGCGAGGAGGGCACCTGAGATGAAACTCACCGTATACGGGGCCGCTGGCGAGGTCACGGGCTCTGCCCACCTGATCGAGGTCGGGGGGCATCGCGTGCTGTTCGACTGCGGCCTGGTCCAGGGCAGCCCCAGGGACGAGGCGCGCAATGCCGAGCCCTTCCCCTTCAATCCACAGGCGCTCGATGCGGTGGTGCTGAGCCATGCGCACATCGATCATTCCGGGCGCCTGCCCCTGCTGGTGAAGAACGGCTTTCGCGGCAAGATCTACACCCAGCGTGCCAGCCGCGACCTGTGCAAGATCATGCTCAAGGACGCGGCCTTCCTCAACGAGCGCGACGTCGAGTGGGAGAACCGCAAGCGCGAGCGCAAGGGTCTGCCCCTGCTCGAACCCCTGTACTCGGTGGACGATGCCACCGCCACCATGCGGCAGTTTCGCGCCATCGACTACGACGAGGAGGTGGACATCGTGCGCGGCCTGCGCATCCGGCTGCGCGATGCCGGCCACATCCTCGGCTCGGCCATCGTCGAGATCTGGCTCAGTGAGGACGGCGTCGAGAAGAAGCTCGTCTTCAGCGGAGACCTGGGACAGAAGAACATGCCCATCCTGCGCGATCCGCGGGTGGTCAAGGAGGCCGACCTGGTGCTGCTGGAGAGCACCTATGGCGACCGCGAGCACCGCAGCGACGTCGACACCCTGGAGGAGATCCGCCTGGCGATCCAGGCCGCCGCCGAGGCCGGCGGCAACCTGCTCATCCCCTCCTTCGCCGTGGGGCGCGCCCAGGACATCCTCTACCTCTTCGGCAAGCACTACGACGACTGGGAGCTGGATCACTGGCAGATCTTCCTGGACAGCCCCATGGCCATCGAGGCCACCCGGGTCTACATGCAGCACGACGATCTCTATGACGCGGAGGCGCGCGAGCTGTGGAAGCAGCACAAGGCCGAGAGCCTGTTGCCGAACTTTCACTGGAGCCACACGGCCAAGCAGTCCATGCAGCTCAACAACGTGCGTTCCGGCATGATCGTCATCGCCGGCAGCGGCATGTGCACGGGCGGCCGCATCCGGCATCACCTCAAGCACAACCTCTGGCGCAAGAACACGCACATCATCTTTCCGGGGTTTCAGGCCAAGGGCACGCCCGGGCGCGCGATCGTCGACGGTGCCGAGTTCGTGCAGCTGTGGGGCGAGCAGGTACGGGTGGCGGCCACGGTGCACACCATCAACGGGCTCTCCGCCCATGCCGACCGCCACGGGCTCACCGAGTGGTACAGCCACTTCGAGGGCCGGCCGCCGGTGCTGCTGGTGCATGGCGAGGCCGAGGCCCAGGCGGCCTTCGCCGAGCACCTGCGCCAGACGCTGCAGGCCCCGGCACGCATCGCCCAGCGGGGCGAGGCCATCGACCTGGCGGCACCACTGCACTGGTGA
- a CDS encoding acyl-CoA thioesterase has protein sequence MRVPATPTQANTGGDIFGGWLMSQVDIAGSIPAVLRARGRVVTRAVKEMSFLKPVYVGDMVSLYAEVSETGRTSITVDVQVYAQRNPVALETHKISDARLTYVAVDEKGRPRPLPDAGPETT, from the coding sequence ATGCGGGTGCCCGCCACCCCCACGCAGGCCAATACCGGCGGTGACATCTTCGGCGGCTGGCTCATGTCGCAGGTCGACATCGCGGGTTCCATCCCCGCCGTACTGCGTGCCCGGGGCCGTGTGGTCACGCGCGCGGTGAAGGAGATGAGCTTTCTCAAGCCCGTCTACGTCGGCGACATGGTGAGCCTCTATGCCGAGGTCAGCGAGACCGGCCGCACCTCCATCACCGTGGATGTGCAGGTCTATGCCCAGCGCAACCCGGTGGCGCTGGAGACCCACAAGATCTCCGACGCGCGACTGACCTATGTCGCCGTCGACGAGAAGGGCCGCCCGCGTCCCCTGCCGGATGCCGGGCCGGAAACCACCTGA
- a CDS encoding bifunctional acetate--CoA ligase family protein/GNAT family N-acetyltransferase, whose translation MGPHYLNKLFRPHSLAVFGASERENAVGTRVFANLLAAGFRGEIYPVNPKHKRVQGRRCFASLDQIDAPVDLAVIATPAATVPGIIRDCGEHGIRAAVILTAGFAEMGRKGERLQQELTETARRYDMRIVGPNCLGVMRPDIGLNATFSRNNARPGNLALVSQSGALCTAILDWAEARGVGFSSVISLGDAADLDFGDLLDYLAMDGKTRSILLYVEGIRKARRFMSGLRVAARLKPVIAVKAGRHEAGSRAAASHTGALVGADDVFDAALERAGAVRAHSVSEFFAAAEILARDLQARGNRLGIVTNGGGPGVIATDRAIEVGLSIEPPSADSIAALDKALPEHWSHGNPVDVLGDAPPERYRVAVSTLLADPACDGVLAMLTPQAMTDPDGAAQAVIEAAAGSDKPVLACWMGDGQVEAARERFSHAGIPAFSTPEAAVEAFGYLAAYARNQELLLQVPGPLAERADEHRAAARMIIEAALAEGRQVLSLTESKAVLSAFHIPVTRAVAASSANEALIAAETVGYPVAMKIDSPDLTHKSDVDGVRLNLGDAQTVRTAYVELVETARRHAPQARIRGVTIERMVRNRNARELMIGVVRDPVFGPAISFGLGGTAVEILHDRAVALPPLNARIVETMIGQTRAAGLLGSFRQLPPVRLKALEDTLLKVSDLVCELPEVQELDINPLMADEAGVVAADARIVVAPPGSSLDRYGHMAIHPYPHDLVQDWQLPDGTRIIIRPIRPEDAEIERDFVRNLSDESRYFRFMQALHELTPKMLVRFTQIDYDEEMAFIAVTEIDGQERELGVARYSTNPDRESCEFALVVDDRWHHRGIGSQLMKSLMQAARARGLGRMEGEVLAGNRPMLELAEFLGFSQRPSAEDAEIIEVWRDL comes from the coding sequence ATGGGTCCGCATTATCTCAACAAACTCTTTCGCCCGCACAGCCTCGCGGTATTCGGCGCCAGCGAGCGCGAGAATGCCGTCGGCACGCGCGTCTTCGCCAACCTGCTGGCGGCGGGCTTCAGGGGCGAGATCTACCCCGTCAACCCGAAGCACAAGCGGGTGCAGGGCCGACGCTGCTTCGCCTCGCTGGACCAGATCGACGCCCCGGTGGACCTGGCCGTCATCGCCACCCCGGCGGCGACCGTGCCCGGCATCATCCGCGACTGCGGCGAACACGGCATCCGCGCGGCCGTGATCCTCACCGCGGGCTTTGCCGAGATGGGCCGCAAGGGCGAGCGCCTGCAGCAGGAACTGACGGAGACGGCCCGGCGCTACGACATGCGCATCGTCGGGCCCAATTGCCTGGGGGTGATGCGCCCGGACATCGGACTCAACGCCACCTTCAGCCGCAACAACGCCCGCCCGGGCAACCTGGCCCTCGTCTCCCAGTCCGGCGCCCTGTGCACGGCCATCCTCGACTGGGCGGAGGCCCGCGGTGTGGGCTTTTCCAGCGTCATCTCCCTGGGCGATGCCGCCGACCTCGACTTCGGCGACCTGCTCGACTACCTCGCCATGGACGGCAAGACCCGGAGCATCCTGCTGTACGTGGAGGGCATCCGCAAGGCGCGGCGCTTCATGAGCGGGCTGCGTGTGGCCGCGCGCCTCAAGCCGGTGATCGCGGTGAAGGCCGGCCGCCACGAGGCGGGCTCGCGGGCCGCGGCCTCGCATACCGGTGCCCTGGTCGGCGCCGACGACGTCTTCGACGCGGCCCTGGAGCGTGCCGGGGCGGTACGCGCCCACAGCGTCTCCGAGTTCTTCGCCGCGGCCGAGATCCTGGCCCGCGACCTGCAGGCGCGCGGCAACCGGCTGGGCATCGTCACCAACGGCGGCGGGCCCGGCGTGATCGCCACCGACCGGGCCATCGAGGTGGGGCTGTCCATCGAGCCCCCCTCCGCCGACAGCATCGCGGCACTGGACAAGGCCCTGCCCGAACACTGGTCGCACGGCAACCCGGTGGACGTGCTGGGCGACGCCCCGCCGGAGCGCTACCGCGTCGCGGTATCCACGCTGCTCGCGGACCCGGCCTGCGACGGGGTGCTGGCCATGCTCACGCCCCAGGCCATGACCGATCCGGACGGCGCCGCACAGGCCGTGATCGAGGCCGCCGCCGGCAGCGACAAACCGGTACTGGCCTGCTGGATGGGCGACGGCCAGGTCGAGGCGGCGCGCGAGCGCTTCAGTCATGCCGGCATCCCGGCGTTCAGCACCCCCGAGGCGGCGGTGGAGGCCTTCGGCTACCTGGCCGCCTACGCACGCAACCAGGAACTGCTGCTGCAGGTACCGGGGCCGCTGGCCGAACGCGCCGACGAGCACCGCGCGGCCGCGCGCATGATCATCGAGGCGGCGCTGGCCGAGGGCCGGCAGGTGCTCAGCCTAACCGAATCCAAGGCGGTGCTCTCCGCCTTCCACATCCCGGTGACACGGGCGGTGGCCGCCAGCAGCGCCAACGAGGCACTCATCGCCGCCGAGACCGTGGGCTATCCGGTCGCGATGAAGATCGACTCGCCCGACCTCACCCACAAGAGCGACGTGGACGGCGTGCGCCTCAACCTCGGGGATGCACAGACCGTGCGTACCGCCTACGTAGAGCTGGTGGAGACGGCACGGCGACACGCGCCGCAGGCGCGTATCCGCGGCGTGACCATCGAGCGCATGGTGCGCAACCGCAACGCCCGCGAGCTCATGATCGGCGTGGTGCGCGACCCGGTGTTCGGCCCGGCCATCAGCTTCGGCCTGGGCGGTACCGCCGTGGAGATCCTGCACGACCGGGCCGTGGCCCTGCCGCCGCTCAATGCCCGCATCGTCGAGACCATGATCGGGCAGACCCGCGCCGCCGGCCTGCTGGGCAGCTTCCGCCAGCTTCCGCCGGTCCGGCTGAAGGCCCTGGAAGACACGCTGCTCAAGGTCTCGGACCTGGTCTGCGAGCTGCCCGAGGTGCAGGAACTGGACATCAACCCGCTGATGGCCGACGAGGCTGGCGTGGTGGCGGCCGATGCGCGCATCGTCGTCGCCCCGCCCGGCAGCTCGCTCGACCGCTACGGGCACATGGCCATCCACCCCTATCCCCACGACCTGGTCCAGGACTGGCAGCTGCCGGATGGCACCCGCATCATCATCCGGCCCATACGCCCGGAGGACGCCGAGATCGAGCGCGACTTCGTGCGCAACCTGTCCGACGAGTCGCGCTACTTCCGCTTCATGCAGGCACTGCACGAACTCACCCCGAAGATGCTGGTGCGCTTCACGCAGATCGACTACGACGAGGAGATGGCCTTCATCGCCGTCACCGAGATCGACGGCCAGGAACGCGAGCTCGGCGTGGCCCGCTACAGCACCAACCCCGACCGCGAGAGCTGCGAATTCGCCCTGGTGGTGGACGACCGCTGGCACCACCGGGGCATCGGCTCGCAGCTGATGAAGAGCCTCATGCAGGCCGCCCGCGCCCGGGGGCTCGGGCGCATGGAAGGCGAGGTGCTGGCCGGCAACCGGCCCATGCTGGAGCTGGCTGAATTCCTGGGCTTCTCGCAGCGCCCGAGCGCGGAGGATGCGGAGATCATCGAGGTGTGGCGGGATCTGTAA
- a CDS encoding outer membrane protein transport protein, with translation MPNHIPSIGRRLALAVAIGATCGSAHAAGFALIEQSASGMGNAFAGAAAIADDASTVWFNPAGMTRLGKDQVVVAVHYIAPTAEYTDSGTSTVPGGGPDDTTDEVGIVGNFYYVRDLGDDVKFGLGINTPFGLASKYDANWIGRYHAIESEIATLNINPSLASKVTDKLSLGVGFNVQYIEAKISSAVDGTNVGQPSNGFAELEGDGISFGANFGMLYEYSERSRIGIAYRSKVAHTLEGDAKFDNLAPTVVAPGVTLFENTSASAAVDLPQMASLSYVREMNDRLTLLADVTWTGWSSFDELRVNYDSTQPDAVTTEDWEDVWRYSIGMNYRYSDALTLRAGVAYDEEPIPSAERRTPRIPGNDRTWLALGFGYAPSADLQFDFGYAHLFVKDADIDNTLESAISPHTLTGSYEADVDIFSAQVTWKF, from the coding sequence ATGCCCAACCATATCCCGTCCATCGGCCGCCGCCTCGCGCTGGCCGTCGCCATCGGCGCCACCTGCGGCAGTGCCCACGCCGCCGGTTTCGCCCTCATCGAACAGAGCGCCAGCGGCATGGGCAACGCCTTCGCCGGTGCCGCCGCCATTGCCGATGATGCCAGCACCGTCTGGTTCAACCCGGCAGGCATGACGCGTCTGGGCAAGGACCAGGTGGTCGTGGCGGTGCACTACATCGCGCCGACTGCGGAGTATACGGATAGCGGAACCTCCACGGTCCCTGGTGGTGGCCCGGACGATACGACCGACGAGGTGGGTATCGTCGGCAACTTCTACTACGTGCGTGACCTGGGGGACGATGTGAAGTTCGGCCTGGGCATCAATACGCCCTTCGGCCTGGCCTCTAAATACGATGCCAACTGGATCGGGCGCTACCACGCCATCGAGTCCGAGATCGCGACGCTCAACATCAATCCGTCGCTGGCCTCGAAGGTCACCGACAAGCTGTCGCTGGGTGTCGGTTTCAACGTGCAGTACATCGAGGCGAAGATCAGTTCGGCGGTTGACGGCACCAATGTCGGGCAGCCGAGTAATGGCTTTGCCGAGCTCGAGGGTGACGGGATCAGCTTCGGCGCCAACTTCGGCATGCTCTACGAATACTCGGAGCGTTCGCGCATTGGTATCGCCTATCGCTCCAAGGTGGCGCATACGCTGGAGGGTGATGCGAAGTTTGACAACCTTGCCCCAACAGTTGTCGCGCCGGGCGTGACGCTCTTTGAAAATACATCGGCCTCCGCAGCCGTCGATCTGCCACAGATGGCCTCGCTCAGCTATGTGCGTGAGATGAACGACCGGCTCACCCTGCTGGCCGATGTCACCTGGACCGGCTGGAGCAGCTTCGACGAGCTGCGGGTGAACTATGACAGCACCCAGCCGGATGCCGTCACCACCGAGGACTGGGAAGATGTCTGGCGCTATTCCATCGGCATGAACTACCGCTACAGCGATGCACTCACCCTGCGTGCCGGGGTGGCCTACGACGAGGAGCCGATCCCGAGTGCCGAGCGCCGCACCCCGCGCATCCCGGGCAACGACCGTACCTGGCTGGCGCTGGGCTTCGGTTATGCGCCGTCGGCCGATCTGCAGTTCGATTTCGGCTATGCCCACCTGTTCGTCAAGGATGCCGATATCGACAACACGCTGGAATCGGCGATCAGTCCGCACACCCTGACCGGCAGCTACGAGGCAGACGTCGACATCTTCAGCGCCCAGGTCACCTGGAAGTTCTGA